The proteins below are encoded in one region of Betaproteobacteria bacterium:
- a CDS encoding YraN family protein has protein sequence MQAKTNDTTTTRGREAEERAGRYLESRGQRVISRNFRIRGGEIDLICRDGKVLVFVEVRQRSRSDFGGAGASITASKRRRIVLAAQHYLLGKPDCDCRFDCILIDGEQLEWIKNAFAADD, from the coding sequence ATGCAGGCAAAGACCAACGATACCACCACCACGCGCGGCCGCGAAGCCGAAGAGCGGGCTGGCCGTTATCTCGAATCCCGCGGTCAACGGGTAATTTCGCGAAATTTTCGAATTCGTGGCGGCGAAATCGACCTCATCTGTCGCGATGGCAAGGTGCTCGTTTTCGTTGAAGTGCGCCAGCGCAGTCGCAGCGACTTCGGCGGGGCCGGGGCGAGTATCACAGCCAGCAAGCGCCGCCGCATCGTACTGGCCGCCCAACATTACCTGCTCGGAAAACCCGACTGCGATTGCCGTTTCGATTGCATCCTGATTGATGGCGAGCAACTGGAATGGATCAAGAATGCGTTTGCTGCTGACGATTAG
- a CDS encoding HIRAN domain-containing protein, whose amino-acid sequence MRLLLTISLALWLTAVHAESVRVLVQNSPLAGSQYYALGDFWTEIKVGDPLVLIREPDNRHDRNAIRVEWRGNKLGYVPRAQNRAVAGAMDAGDALTARVSSLSDNKNPWQRLAFEVFAEL is encoded by the coding sequence ATGCGTTTGCTGCTGACGATTAGTCTGGCACTCTGGCTGACAGCCGTACACGCCGAAAGTGTGCGCGTGCTTGTGCAGAATTCGCCGTTGGCCGGTAGCCAGTATTACGCATTAGGCGACTTCTGGACGGAAATCAAGGTTGGCGATCCGTTGGTACTGATCCGCGAACCGGACAACAGACACGACCGCAACGCGATCCGCGTTGAATGGCGCGGCAATAAACTGGGTTACGTACCACGCGCGCAAAATCGTGCCGTAGCTGGTGCCATGGATGCCGGCGACGCCCTGACGGCTCGCGTGTCGTCACTAAGCGACAATAAAAATCCATGGCAACGACTGGCATTCGAAGTCTTCGCCGAGCTGTGA